A single Leptospira barantonii DNA region contains:
- the amt gene encoding ammonium transporter, with translation MHLMFMGATEKTLTDVLWILLCSGLVLLMQGGFLILESGLTRAKNSINVAIKNIADFGIATVLFWFIGFGLMFGESWKGIIGTSWFLPVFPPDDVWSPAFFLFQLVFCGTAATIVSGAIAERLKFISYIISTILISGFIYPVAGHWVWSGLYQSETHGWLSVLGFRDFAGSSVVHSVGGWVALAFLLVVGPRAGRFVEGEPPRKVTGSNLPLAMLGGIILWVGWFGFNGGSTLAFDRHVPTVLLNTVLASGAAMFSGLFIGWFRKGYPDAVLPLNGSLGGLVAITACANVVNAVEAGVIGLFAGILVSPIEDILEKLKIDDAVGAVPVHLGMGIFGTLCVGIFGNLQILNSGLSRWGQIQVQLLGIASIGIFAFGTSYILFSIINRFFKLRVDLEEEYQGLNISEHKATTELIDLFLVMEHQKKTGDLSYDVPVEPFTEVGQIANRYNQVLGTVRNTLEENEKARKELAKAYARVQKEQERAEKLLLNVLPKSIADKLKKDSSVIAQSFSEASILFADIVGFTEIAGKFHPEKVVRILNKVFSAFDLMAEKYGLEKIKTIGDAYMVVGGLPQPRQNHTLAIAHMAWEMMDLLKRFRIREGNLKLDMRIGINTGPVVAGVIGTKKFIYDIWGDAVNVASRMESHGLSGQIQVTPSTAHLISEEFSMEKREDVEIKGKGKIDTFILTARKKSPSEELFFGFS, from the coding sequence ATGCATTTGATGTTTATGGGCGCGACTGAAAAAACATTAACGGACGTTTTGTGGATCTTACTCTGCTCGGGTTTGGTTCTTTTGATGCAGGGCGGTTTTTTGATTTTAGAATCCGGACTGACTCGTGCTAAGAATTCGATCAACGTTGCGATTAAAAACATCGCGGATTTCGGAATCGCCACGGTCCTGTTTTGGTTTATAGGATTCGGCTTGATGTTCGGCGAATCCTGGAAAGGAATCATCGGAACCTCTTGGTTTCTTCCCGTATTTCCTCCGGACGACGTTTGGAGTCCCGCATTCTTTTTATTCCAATTGGTTTTCTGCGGAACTGCGGCGACGATCGTTTCGGGTGCAATCGCTGAACGACTTAAATTCATTTCGTATATCATTTCCACGATTTTAATTTCGGGTTTTATTTATCCTGTCGCGGGTCATTGGGTTTGGTCCGGACTGTATCAATCCGAAACACACGGTTGGCTTTCCGTATTGGGATTCAGAGACTTTGCCGGTTCTTCGGTGGTCCATAGCGTGGGCGGTTGGGTTGCGCTTGCGTTCTTACTCGTAGTCGGTCCGCGTGCGGGAAGATTCGTCGAAGGAGAACCTCCTAGAAAAGTAACGGGAAGCAATCTCCCCTTAGCGATGTTAGGTGGAATCATACTTTGGGTAGGATGGTTCGGATTCAACGGTGGAAGTACTCTCGCATTCGATCGACATGTTCCCACCGTACTATTGAACACCGTACTCGCTTCGGGCGCCGCGATGTTCTCCGGTTTGTTCATAGGTTGGTTTCGAAAAGGTTATCCGGACGCGGTTCTTCCTTTGAACGGTTCCTTGGGCGGATTGGTGGCGATTACAGCGTGTGCCAACGTAGTCAACGCGGTGGAAGCGGGAGTCATCGGATTGTTCGCGGGAATTTTGGTTTCTCCGATCGAAGACATATTAGAAAAATTGAAAATAGACGACGCGGTCGGAGCGGTTCCGGTTCACTTGGGAATGGGGATCTTCGGAACTCTTTGTGTGGGAATTTTCGGAAATCTTCAGATTCTAAACTCGGGACTTTCTCGTTGGGGACAAATCCAAGTTCAACTTTTGGGAATTGCGTCCATCGGTATATTCGCATTCGGAACTTCTTATATTCTATTTTCGATCATCAATCGATTCTTTAAACTGAGAGTGGACCTCGAAGAGGAATACCAAGGTCTAAACATTTCGGAACACAAGGCAACCACGGAACTCATCGATCTTTTTTTAGTGATGGAACATCAAAAGAAAACGGGGGACTTAAGCTACGACGTTCCCGTCGAACCTTTCACCGAAGTCGGGCAAATTGCGAATCGTTACAATCAAGTTCTCGGAACCGTAAGAAACACTCTGGAAGAAAACGAAAAAGCCAGAAAGGAACTGGCGAAGGCTTACGCGAGAGTTCAAAAAGAGCAGGAAAGAGCCGAAAAACTTTTGTTAAACGTATTGCCTAAATCGATCGCGGATAAACTTAAAAAAGACAGTTCGGTAATCGCACAAAGTTTCAGCGAAGCAAGCATTCTATTCGCGGATATCGTCGGTTTTACGGAAATCGCCGGAAAGTTTCATCCCGAAAAAGTCGTGAGGATTTTAAACAAGGTGTTCTCCGCTTTCGATCTGATGGCGGAAAAATACGGCTTGGAAAAAATCAAAACGATCGGCGACGCTTATATGGTAGTGGGCGGCTTACCCCAACCGAGACAAAATCATACATTAGCAATCGCTCATATGGCTTGGGAGATGATGGATCTTCTAAAACGTTTCAGAATTCGAGAAGGAAATCTAAAACTCGATATGAGGATCGGCATCAACACCGGACCCGTCGTTGCCGGCGTGATCGGAACCAAAAAGTTCATCTATGATATTTGGGGAGATGCGGTTAACGTTGCGAGTAGAATGGAATCTCACGGTCTGAGCGGACAAATCCAAGTCACACCGTCCACTGCACATTTGATTTCGGAAGAATTCTCCATGGAAAAAAGGGAAGACGTGGAAATCAAAGGCAAAGGAAAAATAGACACTTTCATCCTGACCGCACGGAAAAAATCCCCGTCCGAAGAATTGTTCTTCGGATTCAGTTAA
- a CDS encoding MltA domain-containing protein, with protein MRFVFLFILFFLVCTNLLQGKDLEESGFIPVGEAPLFSPDPNTDSLYRAIRESESYYEKLSPEWKITINGTSFNKNELLKSIRTLKKIFKEKDPESFRNRFQNSFSILETVDQHQGKITAYYEVIMEGRTFPEGEFVHPILETPSDLIVKKQGNERIVVKSANGNLVPYETRIELFEPSVWKNKTKAISYVKITDLHLAQLEGSAVIQTPNKDPFRITYSSDNGKEYLSPAESLRGICKSLIPSDLRNCIVEFPKEVRDAILKNPRYVFFKREPSSPRGSGGIELIPKRSVAMDPNIPLGIPALITFESPVLTEKNRIVFVHDRGSKIQGHGRLDYFLGTGKKAEEQAGRIQTQGRILLILPKK; from the coding sequence ATGAGGTTCGTGTTTCTTTTCATTCTATTCTTCCTCGTCTGCACGAATCTTTTGCAAGGAAAGGACTTGGAAGAATCCGGCTTTATTCCCGTTGGCGAAGCGCCTTTATTCTCACCCGATCCGAACACGGACAGTTTGTATCGTGCGATTCGAGAATCGGAATCGTATTACGAAAAACTTTCACCCGAATGGAAGATAACTATCAACGGAACTTCGTTTAACAAAAACGAACTGTTGAAGTCCATAAGAACCTTAAAAAAAATCTTTAAGGAGAAAGATCCGGAATCGTTTCGGAATCGATTTCAAAATTCATTTTCGATTCTCGAAACCGTAGACCAACACCAAGGAAAAATCACCGCATATTATGAAGTTATAATGGAAGGTAGAACTTTTCCGGAAGGGGAATTCGTTCATCCTATTTTGGAAACACCTTCCGATTTGATCGTAAAAAAACAAGGTAACGAAAGAATCGTCGTAAAATCGGCGAACGGAAATCTGGTTCCGTACGAAACGAGAATCGAATTGTTCGAACCTTCCGTATGGAAAAACAAAACAAAGGCGATCTCTTACGTTAAAATCACGGACCTACATCTAGCACAACTCGAAGGTTCCGCCGTAATCCAAACTCCGAACAAGGATCCGTTTCGTATAACGTATTCGTCCGATAACGGAAAAGAATATCTGAGCCCCGCCGAATCCTTGAGAGGAATCTGTAAAAGCCTGATTCCTTCCGATCTGAGAAACTGTATCGTCGAATTTCCGAAGGAAGTCCGGGACGCGATTTTAAAAAATCCGAGATATGTTTTTTTCAAAAGAGAACCTTCCTCTCCCCGAGGAAGCGGTGGAATCGAATTGATTCCGAAACGATCGGTGGCGATGGATCCGAATATTCCTTTAGGGATTCCGGCTTTGATCACGTTTGAATCCCCCGTTTTAACGGAAAAAAACCGAATCGTGTTCGTTCACGATCGAGGTTCTAAAATTCAGGGTCATGGAAGACTCGATTACTTTTTAGGAACCGGTAAAAAGGCCGAAGAACAAGCGGGAAGGATTCAAACCCAGGGAAGAATTCTTTTGATACTGCCGAAGAAATAA
- a CDS encoding 7TM-DISM domain-containing protein: protein MPLRLIKLIADKGARIAALIVFFCFVSPQFLHSEPASEICEFDKIEFALDGDSSREIPKIPNTNLDFKPKENPLLKLGFIKEAVWLRFNVKQQPRSRCFVRIPQVTLDAAVLFSKSSVQISGDRFQYSERSIDDYYPVFHLEPYEVQNEDNRYYLWIKTSSIINFPILLESGLEYEKGSYYRNLLILFTLVLSLFVTLLTGFIYRQTLDPIYLNIVGFLVFVSLEGWACYANGYKYLWPNAPEFQNITPPLFAFLALACSTYFIVQFLSPSSLNKFFHSALSTTAISIVAFAVFSAFISDRPMVVNSFLWTFVYASSLIVISTLTVIRSFAPARKIALCMIPIAGSVLITVLYYLDILKYHEYYVHAYVLSLPTIYVVVMISLGDREKFVRRKSLSRAYDIQQMQERLKAPARISGMEFQSKTPSIQFSLDHLLKVERIFKNPELSKDDLASILKVTPQDLDKFVQEYSNVPSFEAYVNQYRVEEAKHLLKTRTDLKHSEIAHRAGFVSGREMEKSFKTLTGMTPSEYKLMLFPESI, encoded by the coding sequence ATGCCTCTTCGCTTAATAAAATTGATAGCCGACAAAGGCGCTCGAATCGCCGCATTGATCGTGTTTTTTTGTTTTGTGTCTCCTCAATTTCTACATTCCGAGCCCGCTTCGGAAATATGCGAATTTGATAAAATAGAATTCGCGTTAGACGGCGATTCTTCCCGGGAAATCCCCAAGATTCCGAATACGAATTTGGATTTTAAACCGAAGGAAAATCCGCTTCTAAAATTAGGTTTTATCAAGGAAGCCGTCTGGCTCCGATTCAACGTCAAACAACAACCTCGATCCAGATGTTTCGTGAGAATCCCTCAGGTGACGTTAGACGCCGCCGTTCTTTTTTCAAAATCCTCGGTTCAGATTTCGGGGGATCGTTTTCAATATTCGGAAAGATCGATCGACGATTATTATCCGGTCTTTCATCTGGAACCCTACGAGGTTCAAAACGAAGACAATCGGTATTACCTCTGGATCAAAACCTCTTCGATCATCAACTTTCCGATTCTCCTCGAATCCGGTCTCGAATACGAAAAAGGAAGTTATTATAGAAATCTTTTGATTTTGTTCACTCTCGTTCTGAGTTTATTCGTAACACTCCTAACCGGATTCATCTATCGTCAGACATTGGATCCGATTTATCTGAACATCGTGGGATTTTTAGTTTTTGTTTCCTTGGAAGGTTGGGCCTGTTATGCGAACGGATATAAATATCTATGGCCGAACGCTCCCGAGTTTCAGAACATAACCCCTCCTCTTTTCGCGTTTTTAGCCCTCGCCTGTTCCACTTACTTTATAGTTCAGTTTCTTTCGCCTTCTTCGCTTAACAAATTCTTTCATTCCGCGTTGTCTACAACGGCGATTTCGATCGTGGCCTTTGCGGTTTTTTCCGCATTCATCTCCGATCGCCCGATGGTCGTAAATTCCTTCTTATGGACATTCGTATATGCGTCCTCTTTGATCGTAATTTCCACTCTTACGGTAATCCGAAGTTTCGCACCCGCAAGAAAAATCGCTCTTTGTATGATTCCGATAGCGGGGAGCGTATTGATTACGGTATTATACTATTTGGATATTCTAAAATATCACGAATATTACGTACACGCCTACGTACTTTCTCTTCCCACGATTTACGTCGTAGTGATGATCAGCCTCGGAGATCGCGAAAAGTTCGTAAGAAGAAAATCCCTCAGCCGAGCCTACGATATTCAACAGATGCAGGAACGGTTGAAAGCACCCGCGAGAATTTCCGGCATGGAATTTCAGAGCAAAACCCCTTCGATTCAATTCAGTTTGGATCATCTTTTGAAGGTGGAAAGAATTTTCAAAAATCCGGAACTGAGCAAGGACGATCTCGCGAGCATTTTAAAGGTCACTCCTCAAGATCTCGATAAATTCGTTCAGGAATATTCGAACGTACCTTCTTTCGAAGCTTATGTAAACCAATACAGAGTGGAAGAAGCGAAACATCTTTTAAAAACCAGAACCGATCTAAAACATTCCGAGATCGCACATAGGGCGGGATTCGTTTCCGGTCGCGAGATGGAAAAATCCTTTAAGACTCTGACCGGGATGACACCCTCCGAATATAAATTGATGCTTTTTCCAGAATCCATTTGA
- a CDS encoding TetR/AcrR family transcriptional regulator, whose amino-acid sequence MKLAGDTREKIVTLARHYFQSVGFQSFSFQNIADDLGIKKASIHYHYPSKEELGLDVLEVYYRDFEEYTKNLIERPPRVRLFGLFKLYEGYTGENGKICPFGVVGTEYHVLSQTIRDKTLVLHNQHRDFLIQTLHDGMKDGSFVLTLNVKDTADLFMSAIQGSMQISRIRKDKEYFPKMIKSLKSMIQMKEHKNAGF is encoded by the coding sequence ATGAAACTCGCCGGAGATACGCGTGAAAAGATCGTAACCCTTGCCAGACATTATTTTCAAAGTGTCGGCTTTCAATCGTTCAGCTTTCAGAATATCGCGGACGATTTGGGGATCAAAAAGGCGAGCATTCATTATCATTATCCCTCCAAGGAAGAATTGGGCCTTGACGTACTCGAAGTTTATTATAGGGATTTCGAAGAATATACGAAAAACCTAATAGAGCGTCCGCCGAGGGTTCGTTTGTTCGGTTTATTCAAACTTTACGAAGGTTATACCGGTGAAAACGGAAAGATCTGCCCGTTCGGCGTGGTAGGCACCGAATATCACGTTCTTTCCCAGACTATTCGGGACAAGACCTTGGTTCTTCACAATCAACATCGCGATTTTCTAATACAAACCCTTCACGACGGAATGAAAGACGGTTCGTTTGTTCTTACTCTCAACGTAAAGGATACGGCCGACTTATTCATGTCGGCGATTCAAGGGTCGATGCAGATTTCTAGAATCCGAAAGGATAAGGAATATTTTCCAAAAATGATCAAAAGTCTTAAGTCAATGATACAAATGAAGGAGCATAAAAATGCCGGTTTCTGA